The following are encoded in a window of Pedosphaera parvula Ellin514 genomic DNA:
- a CDS encoding glycosyltransferase, whose protein sequence is MIDRRAFYEQRAPCRLRETNRYYQQSLRNHYGFLVPPGLRVLEVGCGVGDLLAAVKPSKGVGIDFSEGMVKLARERHPDLEFKVADAAEFSSTEKFDYIILSDLVNDLPDVQGVLEHLKKVSHSGTRLVLNFFNNLWRPILGGAEKMGAKAPTLLQNWLSLDDMTNLLHLAGWEGIRTETRLLWPAGTPLVAPLINRWIAPFLPHFCVTVVVVARLKSQPDSRPQYKCSVVIPARNEAGNIEAAVQRTPEMGLGTEIIFIEGHSKDNTWEEIQRVAVKYPQREIKVLKQQTKGKGGAVREAFAAATGDILFILDADLTMPPEELPKFYEAARSGTAEFVNGVRLVYPMEDEAMQFLNMLANKAFGLTFSWLLGQNIKDTLCGTKVLFRSDYELIAKNRSYFGDFDPFGDFDLIFGAAKLNLRMVDLPIRYRARTYGETNIHRWSHGWLLLRMVMFAARRMKFLK, encoded by the coding sequence ATGATTGACCGTCGAGCGTTCTATGAGCAGCGGGCGCCCTGTCGTTTGCGGGAAACGAATCGCTATTATCAACAATCGCTTCGCAACCATTATGGATTTTTAGTTCCTCCAGGTCTGCGGGTTTTGGAGGTGGGTTGCGGGGTTGGTGATTTGCTCGCAGCAGTCAAGCCGTCCAAAGGTGTGGGAATAGACTTTAGTGAAGGGATGGTAAAGCTTGCCCGGGAACGCCATCCGGACCTGGAATTCAAGGTTGCCGATGCGGCGGAATTTTCGAGCACTGAAAAGTTTGATTACATCATTCTCTCCGATCTGGTGAATGATTTGCCTGACGTGCAAGGTGTGCTGGAGCATTTAAAAAAAGTTTCGCATTCAGGCACGCGACTGGTGCTCAACTTCTTCAACAATCTCTGGCGACCAATTCTGGGTGGTGCGGAAAAAATGGGAGCCAAGGCTCCAACCCTGTTGCAGAACTGGCTTTCACTGGATGACATGACCAACCTACTGCATCTGGCAGGTTGGGAGGGCATCAGGACCGAGACCCGGTTGCTTTGGCCGGCGGGAACGCCGTTGGTTGCGCCGCTGATAAATCGCTGGATTGCTCCGTTTCTTCCACATTTTTGTGTCACCGTCGTTGTTGTTGCGCGTCTGAAATCACAACCCGATTCCCGACCGCAATACAAATGTTCTGTCGTAATTCCCGCTCGAAATGAGGCAGGAAATATTGAGGCGGCAGTGCAAAGAACTCCTGAGATGGGATTGGGGACTGAGATTATTTTCATCGAAGGCCATTCCAAGGACAACACCTGGGAGGAAATTCAGCGCGTTGCCGTCAAATATCCACAGCGGGAAATCAAGGTTCTTAAACAGCAGACCAAAGGCAAGGGCGGGGCAGTGCGCGAAGCATTCGCTGCCGCGACTGGTGATATTCTATTTATTTTGGATGCTGATTTGACGATGCCACCCGAGGAATTGCCAAAGTTTTACGAGGCGGCGCGATCAGGGACGGCAGAATTTGTGAATGGAGTGCGCCTGGTGTATCCCATGGAGGACGAAGCGATGCAGTTCCTGAATATGCTGGCAAATAAAGCCTTCGGTCTTACTTTCAGCTGGCTCCTGGGCCAAAATATCAAGGACACCCTCTGTGGGACCAAGGTTCTATTCCGTTCGGATTATGAGCTGATTGCGAAGAACCGTTCCTACTTTGGTGACTTTGATCCTTTCGGGGATTTTGATTTGATTTTTGGCGCCGCGAAACTAAATCTGCGCATGGTCGACCTGCCGATTCGCTATCGTGCACGCACCTATGGTGAGACGAACATTCATCGCTGGAGCCACGGTTGGTTGCTGCTCCGGATGGTAATGTTTGCCGCCCGCCGCATGAAGTTTTTAAAATGA
- a CDS encoding DEAD/DEAH box helicase: MAFSNLGLSQTMVDGVKAMGYVEPTPIQLRAIPLILSGQDVIGSAQTGTGKTAAFALPILSKLESHQPRPRLLILEPTRELAAQVETAIRDFARFTNLRAAVLYGGVGYGRQMDALKAGVDIIIATPGRLLDHLERGTCKFDQIKYLVLDEADRMLDMGFLPDVRRIVDKCPRDRHTSLFSATVPPQIETLIKWAMKNPQTIEIGARRSPAETVKHVIYPVAEDQKSDLLRELLERVNYDSVIVFCRTKHRADRIAILLKRNNHAVAVLHSNRTQREREDALKGFRNGRFEVLVATDIAARGLDIADVSHVINYDVPQHPEDYIHRIGRTGRAAATGDAFTLMVAEDSQHVQSIERFIGKKVERIKLENFNYKYTALFEEGKPGQPQGYERKVKGVRLSGGYYFGPAKRRRR; encoded by the coding sequence ATGGCTTTTAGTAATTTGGGTCTTTCGCAGACGATGGTCGATGGGGTTAAGGCCATGGGGTATGTTGAGCCTACACCAATTCAGCTTCGTGCAATTCCGCTGATCCTTTCCGGACAGGATGTCATTGGCAGTGCCCAAACCGGCACCGGCAAAACAGCCGCGTTCGCCTTGCCGATTCTCTCAAAACTCGAAAGCCATCAGCCCCGCCCGAGGCTTTTGATTCTGGAACCGACCCGTGAGTTGGCTGCCCAGGTGGAGACGGCCATTCGCGATTTTGCGCGGTTCACCAATCTCCGTGCCGCAGTGTTATACGGCGGGGTTGGCTATGGCCGCCAGATGGATGCTTTGAAAGCCGGGGTGGATATCATCATCGCCACGCCTGGACGTTTGCTGGATCATTTGGAGCGCGGGACATGCAAATTCGACCAGATCAAATATTTGGTTTTGGACGAAGCGGACCGCATGCTGGACATGGGTTTTCTTCCGGATGTTCGCCGCATCGTCGACAAATGCCCGCGTGATCGGCACACCTCGCTTTTTTCCGCGACTGTCCCACCGCAAATTGAAACACTCATCAAATGGGCGATGAAGAATCCGCAGACGATTGAGATCGGTGCGCGACGTTCACCCGCCGAAACGGTGAAGCATGTGATCTATCCGGTGGCGGAGGATCAAAAGAGCGATTTGCTCAGGGAATTGTTGGAACGGGTGAATTACGATTCGGTGATTGTTTTTTGCCGCACCAAACATCGGGCTGATCGAATTGCGATTTTGTTAAAACGAAATAATCACGCGGTGGCGGTGCTGCATTCGAATCGCACGCAACGCGAGCGCGAAGATGCGTTGAAGGGTTTTCGCAACGGGCGGTTTGAGGTGTTGGTGGCGACGGATATTGCCGCACGCGGTTTGGATATCGCCGACGTGAGTCACGTGATTAATTACGACGTTCCGCAACATCCCGAGGATTACATTCACCGCATTGGCCGTACCGGGCGTGCTGCAGCCACTGGTGATGCGTTTACGCTGATGGTGGCGGAGGATTCGCAACACGTGCAATCCATCGAGCGCTTTATCGGCAAGAAGGTGGAACGGATCAAGCTCGAGAATTTCAACTATAAGTACACCGCACTGTTCGAGGAAGGGAAACCAGGTCAACCGCAGGGTTACGAGCGCAAGGTTAAAGGAGTGCGCTTGAGTGGCGGATATTATTTCGGGCCAGCCAAGCGTCGGCGTCGTTAA